Proteins from a single region of Neodiprion virginianus isolate iyNeoVirg1 chromosome 4, iyNeoVirg1.1, whole genome shotgun sequence:
- the LOC124303417 gene encoding toll-like receptor 3 isoform X3, whose product MAKFILFTGIVVLLSITKTSKTLSCDVVGTPTGFRNKYNRHNTHAFSNEGFVQIKVPGKSYLLTGSRLLDDESYGRSDEQVTTSTAIIVQMNKTLENSEEYEEPLKYWREEIDSDDDLCSVSDLTVLSLESLQLFNLTSQTFGWLSNGSLTWLNMRYTDVGLVANDTLVPVQNTLRVLDMANASISVEDLSNLMQGLTISADSTERGSYLKILSFASLGLTTVPREALRPVQYSLKLLSLFGNDFSTFRNNSAQETEETEIDSTTESYTRENNEEDDSDYSLESERSYVYDLLANSNVSTGSPWADFPPMPFLVELDLRHCRINSIEEGSFTNLANLKRLRISNNNIFTLSNHAFAGLMNLAVLDLTFNRRVPQQYQNMGMRLQRNAFTGLYSLTTLNLSHTPIHCGTSHLLNRLPSSLVSLDLHKTSLCSLDDGVFEKLNILQSLDLSGNFGLGSDLSTETFKGLDTLQELFMNRIGLENLEALQELSLLRFLHVERNNIDTFSGVLENFPLLEHFNIASNYIRSWSDGREFAENPKLQGVYLHSNVLSLMTDDMLEDFKSLTYLTLANNSFICNCQLKNFMESIRTGSHNSSQNFSILIDYQSSGRTHTCTDVSLKRYIRFEDTSDYCQEELAQLWLSALRHVLYILILVFSCSFGVGGLIYWKWWYIKYVAVQIKNATLLSMINAENCEDRIYIYDIFVSYSDENRNWVIEELIPNIEGPEANLSICFHERDFHYFAGGREHFGKYNHGDGSEQNNPSDNQRIFHKVTVVPV is encoded by the exons ATGGCAAAGTTCATTCTTTTTACTGGGATTGTGGTTTTACTGTCCATTACGAAAACGAGTAAGACACTGAGCTGTGATGTCGTCGGAACGCCGACAGGAttcagaaataaatataaccgTCACAACACTCATGCATTTAGCAACGAGGGATTTGTTCAGATAAAAG TTCCAGGAAAATCTTATCTTTTAACGGGCAGTCGATTGCTGGATGACGAATCTTACGGCAGATCAGATGAGCAGGTGACGACATCAACGGCAATTATAGTCCAGATGAACAAGACTTTGGAAAATTCTGAGGAATATGAGGAGCCCCTTAAATACTGGAGAGAAGAAATAGATTCCGACGACGATCTCTGTTCGGTATCAGACTTGACGGTATTGAGCCTGGAGTCACTGCAGTTGTTCAATTTGACCTCGCAAACTTTTGGATGGTTGTCAAATGGTAGTCTGACATGGTTGAATATGCGGTATACGGATGTAGGATTGGTAGCCAATG ATACCTTGGTACCGGTGCAAAATACTCTGAGGGTCTTGGACATGGCTAATGCCTCCATATCGGTCGAAGATCTCTCGAACTTGATGCAGGGTCTGACGATCAGTGCGGATAGCACCGAAAGGGGTTCTTATTTGAAAATCCTGAGTTTCGCCAGTCTCGGTCTGACCACTGTTCCTCGAGAAGCCCTAAGGCCTGTCCAATATTCCCTAAAGTTGTTGTCTCTTTTCGGCAATGACTTCAGCACGTTTCGTAATAATTCGGCACAAGAAACGGAGGAAACGGAGATAGATAGCACAACCGAATCGTATACACGGGAAAATAACGAGGAGGATGACTCCGACTATTCATTGGAATCCGAAAGAAGTTACGTCTACGATCTACTTGCAAATTCCAATGTATCCACTG GATCACCTTGGGCCGACTTTCCGCCAATGCCATTTTTGGTCGAATTGGATCTACGGCATTGCCGTATAAATTCAATTGAAGAGGGCTCGTTCACGAATTTGGCAAATTTGAAACGGCTTCGTATttccaataataatatttttaccttgTCGAATCATGCGTTCGCGGGGCTGATGAATTTGGCAGTTTTAGACCTGACATTCAACAGACGTGTTCCGCAACAGTACCAGAATATGGGAATGAGACTGCAACGCAATGCCTTCACCGGCCTTTATTCCTTAACAACGTTGAACTTGAGTCACACCCCGATTCATTGTGGAACGTCTCATTTGTTGAACAGATTGCCATCTTCGTTGGTCAGTTTGGATCTTCATAAAACCAGTCTGTGCAGCTTGGATGATGgagtttttgaaaagttaaatattttgcaaagtTTAGACCTATCGGGTAATTTCGGACTTGGTTCTGACTTAAGCACAGAAACGTTCAAGGGGCTAGATACACTTCAAGAGCTCTTCATGAATAGAATAGGCCTTGAAAACCTTGAAGCATTGCAAGAACTCTCTTTACTAAGGTTTCTGCATGTGGAACGCAACAATATAGATACCTTTTCAGGTGTGTTGGAAAATTTCCCGCTCTTAGAGCATTTCAATATTGCTTCGAACTACATAAGGTCTTGGAGTGACGGGAGGGAATTCGCGGAGAACCCAAAATTGCAGGGTGTTTACTTGCATTCCAATGTCCTCAGCTTGATGACGGATGACATGCTAGAAGACTTTAAATCATTGACCTACTTAACGTTGGCAAATAATAGTTTCATTTGCAATTGCCAGCTGAAAAACTTCATGGAATCCATCAGGACTGGCAGTCATAATTCCAGCCAG aatttttcaatactgATAGATTATCAGTCAAGCGGTAGAACGCATACTTGTACAGATGTATCGTTGAAACGATACATCAGGTTTGAGGATACAAGTGATTACTGCCAGGAAGAATTGGCGCAACTCTGGCTGAGCGCACTGCGGCATGTTCTCTACATTTTGATACTGGTCTTTAGTTGCTCTTTTGGCGTCGGAGGGTTAATATACTGGAAATG GTGGTACATCAAATACGTTGCAGTTCAGATAAAAAACGCGACGCTGTTGAGTATGATCAATGCGGAGAACTGCGAGGACAGAATTTACATCTACGATATATTCGTCAGCTACTCGGACGAGAACAGAAATTGGGTTATCGAGGAATTAATTCCAAACATCGAAGGTCCGGAGGCGAATTTGAGCATTTGTTTTCACGAAAGGGACTTTCAC TACTTTGCAGGTGGGCGTGAGcattttggaaaatataatCATGGGGATGGATCAGAGCAGAACAATCCTTCTGATAATCAGCGGATTTTTCATAAAGTCACAGTGGTGCCAGTTTGA
- the LOC124303417 gene encoding toll-like receptor 3 isoform X5 — MAKFILFTGIVVLLSITKTSKTLSCDVVGTPTGFRNKYNRHNTHAFSNEGFVQIKVPGKSYLLTGSRLLDDESYGRSDEQVTTSTAIIVQMNKTLENSEEYEEPLKYWREEIDSDDDLCSVSDLTVLSLESLQLFNLTSQTFGWLSNGSLTWLNMRYTDVGLVANDTLVPVQNTLRVLDMANASISVEDLSNLMQGLTISADSTERGSYLKILSFASLGLTTVPREALRPVQYSLKLLSLFGNDFSTFRNNSAQETEETEIDSTTESYTRENNEEDDSDYSLESERSYVYDLLANSNVSTGSPWADFPPMPFLVELDLRHCRINSIEEGSFTNLANLKRLRISNNNIFTLSNHAFAGLMNLAVLDLTFNRRVPQQYQNMGMRLQRNAFTGLYSLTTLNLSHTPIHCGTSHLLNRLPSSLVSLDLHKTSLCSLDDGVFEKLNILQSLDLSGNFGLGSDLSTETFKGLDTLQELFMNRIGLENLEALQELSLLRFLHVERNNIDTFSGVLENFPLLEHFNIASNYIRSWSDGREFAENPKLQGVYLHSNVLSLMTDDMLEDFKSLTYLTLANNSFICNCQLKNFMESIRTGSHNSSQNFSILIDYQSSGRTHTCTDVSLKRYIRFEDTSDYCQEELAQLWLSALRHVLYILILVFSCSFGVGGLIYWKCSDKKRDAVEYDQCGELRGQNLHLRYIRQLLGREQKLGYRGINSKHRRSGGEFEHLFSRKGLSLLCRWA; from the exons ATGGCAAAGTTCATTCTTTTTACTGGGATTGTGGTTTTACTGTCCATTACGAAAACGAGTAAGACACTGAGCTGTGATGTCGTCGGAACGCCGACAGGAttcagaaataaatataaccgTCACAACACTCATGCATTTAGCAACGAGGGATTTGTTCAGATAAAAG TTCCAGGAAAATCTTATCTTTTAACGGGCAGTCGATTGCTGGATGACGAATCTTACGGCAGATCAGATGAGCAGGTGACGACATCAACGGCAATTATAGTCCAGATGAACAAGACTTTGGAAAATTCTGAGGAATATGAGGAGCCCCTTAAATACTGGAGAGAAGAAATAGATTCCGACGACGATCTCTGTTCGGTATCAGACTTGACGGTATTGAGCCTGGAGTCACTGCAGTTGTTCAATTTGACCTCGCAAACTTTTGGATGGTTGTCAAATGGTAGTCTGACATGGTTGAATATGCGGTATACGGATGTAGGATTGGTAGCCAATG ATACCTTGGTACCGGTGCAAAATACTCTGAGGGTCTTGGACATGGCTAATGCCTCCATATCGGTCGAAGATCTCTCGAACTTGATGCAGGGTCTGACGATCAGTGCGGATAGCACCGAAAGGGGTTCTTATTTGAAAATCCTGAGTTTCGCCAGTCTCGGTCTGACCACTGTTCCTCGAGAAGCCCTAAGGCCTGTCCAATATTCCCTAAAGTTGTTGTCTCTTTTCGGCAATGACTTCAGCACGTTTCGTAATAATTCGGCACAAGAAACGGAGGAAACGGAGATAGATAGCACAACCGAATCGTATACACGGGAAAATAACGAGGAGGATGACTCCGACTATTCATTGGAATCCGAAAGAAGTTACGTCTACGATCTACTTGCAAATTCCAATGTATCCACTG GATCACCTTGGGCCGACTTTCCGCCAATGCCATTTTTGGTCGAATTGGATCTACGGCATTGCCGTATAAATTCAATTGAAGAGGGCTCGTTCACGAATTTGGCAAATTTGAAACGGCTTCGTATttccaataataatatttttaccttgTCGAATCATGCGTTCGCGGGGCTGATGAATTTGGCAGTTTTAGACCTGACATTCAACAGACGTGTTCCGCAACAGTACCAGAATATGGGAATGAGACTGCAACGCAATGCCTTCACCGGCCTTTATTCCTTAACAACGTTGAACTTGAGTCACACCCCGATTCATTGTGGAACGTCTCATTTGTTGAACAGATTGCCATCTTCGTTGGTCAGTTTGGATCTTCATAAAACCAGTCTGTGCAGCTTGGATGATGgagtttttgaaaagttaaatattttgcaaagtTTAGACCTATCGGGTAATTTCGGACTTGGTTCTGACTTAAGCACAGAAACGTTCAAGGGGCTAGATACACTTCAAGAGCTCTTCATGAATAGAATAGGCCTTGAAAACCTTGAAGCATTGCAAGAACTCTCTTTACTAAGGTTTCTGCATGTGGAACGCAACAATATAGATACCTTTTCAGGTGTGTTGGAAAATTTCCCGCTCTTAGAGCATTTCAATATTGCTTCGAACTACATAAGGTCTTGGAGTGACGGGAGGGAATTCGCGGAGAACCCAAAATTGCAGGGTGTTTACTTGCATTCCAATGTCCTCAGCTTGATGACGGATGACATGCTAGAAGACTTTAAATCATTGACCTACTTAACGTTGGCAAATAATAGTTTCATTTGCAATTGCCAGCTGAAAAACTTCATGGAATCCATCAGGACTGGCAGTCATAATTCCAGCCAG aatttttcaatactgATAGATTATCAGTCAAGCGGTAGAACGCATACTTGTACAGATGTATCGTTGAAACGATACATCAGGTTTGAGGATACAAGTGATTACTGCCAGGAAGAATTGGCGCAACTCTGGCTGAGCGCACTGCGGCATGTTCTCTACATTTTGATACTGGTCTTTAGTTGCTCTTTTGGCGTCGGAGGGTTAATATACTGGAAATG TTCAGATAAAAAACGCGACGCTGTTGAGTATGATCAATGCGGAGAACTGCGAGGACAGAATTTACATCTACGATATATTCGTCAGCTACTCGGACGAGAACAGAAATTGGGTTATCGAGGAATTAATTCCAAACATCGAAGGTCCGGAGGCGAATTTGAGCATTTGTTTTCACGAAAGGGACTTTCAC TACTTTGCAGGTGGGCGTGA
- the LOC124303417 gene encoding toll-like receptor 13 isoform X7, producing MANASISVEDLSNLMQGLTISADSTERGSYLKILSFASLGLTTVPREALRPVQYSLKLLSLFGNDFSTFRNNSAQETEETEIDSTTESYTRENNEEDDSDYSLESERSYVYDLLANSNVSTGSPWADFPPMPFLVELDLRHCRINSIEEGSFTNLANLKRLRISNNNIFTLSNHAFAGLMNLAVLDLTFNRRVPQQYQNMGMRLQRNAFTGLYSLTTLNLSHTPIHCGTSHLLNRLPSSLVSLDLHKTSLCSLDDGVFEKLNILQSLDLSGNFGLGSDLSTETFKGLDTLQELFMNRIGLENLEALQELSLLRFLHVERNNIDTFSGVLENFPLLEHFNIASNYIRSWSDGREFAENPKLQGVYLHSNVLSLMTDDMLEDFKSLTYLTLANNSFICNCQLKNFMESIRTGSHNSSQNFSILIDYQSSGRTHTCTDVSLKRYIRFEDTSDYCQEELAQLWLSALRHVLYILILVFSCSFGVGGLIYWKWWYIKYVAVQIKNATLLSMINAENCEDRIYIYDIFVSYSDENRNWVIEELIPNIEGPEANLSICFHERDFHVGVSILENIIMGMDQSRTILLIISGFFIKSQWCQFEMHLAQHRLLETCREELVLVLLEEIPRRHRPKILHYLMMVKTYIVWPKDSRDGNVRKLFWKRLRRAITANKSVQSSIA from the exons ATGGCTAATGCCTCCATATCGGTCGAAGATCTCTCGAACTTGATGCAGGGTCTGACGATCAGTGCGGATAGCACCGAAAGGGGTTCTTATTTGAAAATCCTGAGTTTCGCCAGTCTCGGTCTGACCACTGTTCCTCGAGAAGCCCTAAGGCCTGTCCAATATTCCCTAAAGTTGTTGTCTCTTTTCGGCAATGACTTCAGCACGTTTCGTAATAATTCGGCACAAGAAACGGAGGAAACGGAGATAGATAGCACAACCGAATCGTATACACGGGAAAATAACGAGGAGGATGACTCCGACTATTCATTGGAATCCGAAAGAAGTTACGTCTACGATCTACTTGCAAATTCCAATGTATCCACTG GATCACCTTGGGCCGACTTTCCGCCAATGCCATTTTTGGTCGAATTGGATCTACGGCATTGCCGTATAAATTCAATTGAAGAGGGCTCGTTCACGAATTTGGCAAATTTGAAACGGCTTCGTATttccaataataatatttttaccttgTCGAATCATGCGTTCGCGGGGCTGATGAATTTGGCAGTTTTAGACCTGACATTCAACAGACGTGTTCCGCAACAGTACCAGAATATGGGAATGAGACTGCAACGCAATGCCTTCACCGGCCTTTATTCCTTAACAACGTTGAACTTGAGTCACACCCCGATTCATTGTGGAACGTCTCATTTGTTGAACAGATTGCCATCTTCGTTGGTCAGTTTGGATCTTCATAAAACCAGTCTGTGCAGCTTGGATGATGgagtttttgaaaagttaaatattttgcaaagtTTAGACCTATCGGGTAATTTCGGACTTGGTTCTGACTTAAGCACAGAAACGTTCAAGGGGCTAGATACACTTCAAGAGCTCTTCATGAATAGAATAGGCCTTGAAAACCTTGAAGCATTGCAAGAACTCTCTTTACTAAGGTTTCTGCATGTGGAACGCAACAATATAGATACCTTTTCAGGTGTGTTGGAAAATTTCCCGCTCTTAGAGCATTTCAATATTGCTTCGAACTACATAAGGTCTTGGAGTGACGGGAGGGAATTCGCGGAGAACCCAAAATTGCAGGGTGTTTACTTGCATTCCAATGTCCTCAGCTTGATGACGGATGACATGCTAGAAGACTTTAAATCATTGACCTACTTAACGTTGGCAAATAATAGTTTCATTTGCAATTGCCAGCTGAAAAACTTCATGGAATCCATCAGGACTGGCAGTCATAATTCCAGCCAG aatttttcaatactgATAGATTATCAGTCAAGCGGTAGAACGCATACTTGTACAGATGTATCGTTGAAACGATACATCAGGTTTGAGGATACAAGTGATTACTGCCAGGAAGAATTGGCGCAACTCTGGCTGAGCGCACTGCGGCATGTTCTCTACATTTTGATACTGGTCTTTAGTTGCTCTTTTGGCGTCGGAGGGTTAATATACTGGAAATG GTGGTACATCAAATACGTTGCAGTTCAGATAAAAAACGCGACGCTGTTGAGTATGATCAATGCGGAGAACTGCGAGGACAGAATTTACATCTACGATATATTCGTCAGCTACTCGGACGAGAACAGAAATTGGGTTATCGAGGAATTAATTCCAAACATCGAAGGTCCGGAGGCGAATTTGAGCATTTGTTTTCACGAAAGGGACTTTCAC GTGGGCGTGAGcattttggaaaatataatCATGGGGATGGATCAGAGCAGAACAATCCTTCTGATAATCAGCGGATTTTTCATAAAGTCACAGTGGTGCCAGTTTGAAATGCACTTGGCGCAACATCGGCTATTAGAGACTTGTCGGGAGGAACTAGTCCTGGTTCTCCTTGAAGAAATTCCGAGAAGGCATCGACCAAAGATCTTACATTATCTAATGATGGTAAAGACGTACATCGTTTGGCCCAAGGACAGCAGAGATGGAAACGTGAGGAAATTATTTTGGAAGCGTTTAAGAAGGGCAATAACTGCCAATAAGTCGGTGCAAAGTTCAATCGCGTAG